A single window of Drosophila suzukii chromosome 3, CBGP_Dsuzu_IsoJpt1.0, whole genome shotgun sequence DNA harbors:
- the LOC108012031 gene encoding titin isoform X3, with product MVCILHGYYDAQPKMRFSLSPPPQKAISSARLTSPTKNSRSTTINPSTTIIPGSNNRSPISGSSSFTTMLTRNGGGHGTSPTASASAASSATPTTSADDEATSDYNQWLHAMKLVARLPGGTPPEFRRKLWLSLADKYLKSKNVDWAQQREKCFCEEWREDDEELGIQIVKDLHRTGSNLCTGPAGSINQAKLKRILLGYARYNPEVGYCQGFNMLGALILQVMDKEEEESMKVMIYLVEGVLPTGYFYGSMGGLQADMGVFRELMQTRLPRLAKHLQRLQGPVENAFEPPLTNVFTMQWFLTMFCTCLPMSCVLRVWDLVLIEGSDVLLRTALVLWSLLEERVLSVRSADEFYGKMGSYSSELLNGHLVDSNGLIERVVKLGPIADLRQLRDKHLYNIAPLRHKQGLQLYYDEEDTHSDEERMAVATVFGLNWGRRGSVGPAAAAATAGKQQVEQKDRLALDISLLKKQYDRLRERQKQAHVILTTACSTAARQGSSGPASSSQSSVPVNQLLLGRPAIVTNKGKRVGAPLGAIPPARKPSLPAVLHTKPAAEKQLRRGETLLWRDTDPSRRRRDSLTWKEIKADRAAMVREGVDVSSVKTQKLRTRFGKSDSSSYSEDSDGEQDAGPAGGGGGGGGSSTDTSLCDDDDPKSMEKSPKHKAKLARKLREQKQLSSSRDTSLERQRPKSWAPSSNEIPFMLMGTDSGDEKEPVVREEPETELETGDPAEDSATESGRFGFDKEFDTVSYKLEPLKIHSDPEFPDLTSMSPLPTPKEKSEAEEDLLDEQKPFDLSDNGVTNQYFERVNSVERPNRLELSYSLNEEETDTSAIYLEEREKIEGHSGDREYQSLPPFFPREEDDSSVQVAGKVPQIRDDNIPGENKDDYKELLNMTIEEKDGYKPPPPTASSLSNASRKRRDPRRKTLTRSSTIEIEERYQALERRISQDQPNSGDRQSKYIPSTAALEERFNTLEKQLSAEKQRKEMAEMEVDYPNKSERIPSTADLETRFNSLTKQMSSSESSSKAPIDLRDEESPTGSSSKEQKDSEKTSKLHKSEEIQSDSKETTGEAETSETKEKPSEEKEAEEKPRLKKLPSTAELEDRFNALERKMSVQKGSPSKTKKEPPDEEDTKATKEPQESEKLKDKPTTPAKDPKDGGDKKPETKEVPKSPTKNQDQKVKAKSPKSEEKSTKESPKSTEEAHKSVTSPASKEKVSQSDSENAEAPKKSDAKPNEPKKAEAGQSPKKSDSEKAKTNKTTVSETSESDKKPSKDKSTVKDEESIKTPRKSPPSTEELEKRFNALEKQMSTTNMETTKEAEQSKSLDKNKGSKEEEKLQKSMKSFDDKIKEVNIAIEKDQKKVETEVQGEKMEKKVEENKKLEDLKKNEESSESPEESLQKGKSQRRASEPPSTEDLEKRYETLKRRMSSKQHLGTTSETVDEALERIQQEVISEAVEEKKPPPSTEDLESRFEALHGGEKKKESTATSATKPKHVDVAIEAHIPSPPPPPPPPKDRPPILAEPVLHQQQALIEELQSKMRGQSPGEENLKPSEINPQRQRQRNLLQRPTPMGDETSEAPANTAYYRAANQEPWQQRMVRRFSDLPSRADLENRLQFLERQLYKKFYKQRCASDSEVASRVKLPPDDQPSTSRQAKVLEAEGQLEQRVLALEKQLSENSLKLLEAMRERQRSAAPRSDDSGSPRCLSTETIDATGKELVRYTQNIGELEELDAHKPINISINIKMLVNKDGDSKQPKGESKPTTEDLTRRLEQLEQQLLEERAKNGSIPPENEVLEEKPPKPEESDDCKKQEKNCHNQHVKSDEAEKLEVPLEGKIKPEAVKETKTLENEEKAQARAKEVVTENSGKEEKALVDENTAQKTGLVKQKSIQEKPVEDTKKKSETKAEVAQETSSQVKPLSTEKEASSTKDPKPKEAPSEEKTTKKETEKLKKEESESKKDLPTNKTENSKSETLKSKETPSAAVTTSKESTKGLPEKKEASKELPDKMVINATDVGPMDPNSKTVVLLMDNEPRASKVRRLTRANTEELEDLFQALEKQLNDRNLIKSEDGRLIRVESKPSAEQQEQTQAISDLTKEIEDFTSAKPEEKEKPKEVEKAEKAEPEEPEEDYDWGPNTVKHHLKRKTVYLPSTKELESRFRSLERQIKLLEDVEKIDVEQRLVEIERKIKLQYSLSHEKDLNKYLELCEGKGLDDEETLPLETPTKTEETAAGRDRSRSPGRKVATKSPYTSPSRKAATKSPYVSPTRKNTTKSPYVSPSRKATKSPYTSPSRLRQRSPSPTRSPERKSKRSPYTSPARRKPHPNDLPISDDLEYKYRVLDLVRSKSKENLAKRMHDPNRKPAIHPLEMILSPSPDDSAIPTTGELEHRIRVLDGKLKSPAKTRSKPRSRSPTIEDIKRQKMRDEQKPRTPVHNLERIVSSPGRPEPPTAEELEERIRILEQEHKFDFKTQKDYRAFNQKLKDVISPSLSFEEFRAAKSREQSPRRHGATTPKSALRRDDFDEPYSSSTTTHYRPTSPKVIRFRDEDVDEDEDRFEEEAPRPKSRQTSDRMKTLADQPSATRSYASSSEGLDALGSRLMRETSPITRTGTHTGVPLRTGENINDRLSSIKNSIKSIDTLCEEKPYQKEKCQRYIDSLFSDSLHFASKKSSLEDLSLSRSLSRSESRGRSIHRSGDYAPSIRITSEHRSLGSAESRRSPLGNRETSPYRSHREVGRELSPRRRRLEEEDEERKDRESSRVRRDNLLPNYFADNRSELSSGSSLTGFNHKVDRQLEETCAKYADDARRSACRTPLSHPYESRTTATATRHSHSHTDPVQIQASTTGSASAIDSFPRPVSPYRQPYDPYHRSPGGGTPLYQPGKLEIRHTTVTSTFYDRFLTEKQIERQTHTRPPSRSPVVSPSVPAKSYGDLCSTTSAISSTTTTTASTTSSSSFMSSSYAGAPFSLPSSSNYSYFNPTAGASATSPRASCSDLRSTTTAASLTTTTIATTSSSYVPYNFSSSFTSRLSEPITTCSASAVSTSSLTHSTGVYNPMMSFTLREPLASSSLGASSASPLLPFQFNRTFTSNFDKEQNKQ from the exons TTTGCATACTGCACGGATATT ACGATGCACAGCCTAAAATGCGTTTTAGCCTCTCACCACCGCCACAGAAAGCCATTAGCAGTGCCCGCCTAACCTCGCCCACCAAAAACAGCCGCAGCACCACCATCAACCCCAGCACCACCATCATACCCGGCAGCAACAATAGAAGCCCCatcagcggcagcagcagcttcACCACCATGCTGACCCGCAATGGCGGAGGTCACGGGACCAGCCCCACCGCCTCCGCCTCCGCCGCCTCctcggccacgcccaccaccTCTGCGGATGATGAGGCCACCTCGGATTACAACCAGTGGTTGCATGCCATGAAGCTGGTGGCCCGACTGCCCGGAGGCACTCCACCCGAGTTCCGACGCAAG CTGTGGCTCTCGCTGGCGGACAAGTACCTCAAGTCGAAGAACGTGGACTGGGCGCAGCAGCGGGAGAAGTGCTTCTGCGAGGAGTGGCGCGAGGACGACGAGGAACTGGGCATCCAAATCGTCAAG GATCTGCATCGCACTGGCTCGAATCTGTGCACCGGCCCCGCGGGCTCCATTAACCAGGCCAAGCTCAAGCGCATCCTGCTCGGCTATGCCCGCTACAACCCCGAGGTGGGTTATTGCCAG GGCTTCAACATGCTGGGAGCCCTCATTTTGCAGGTGATGGacaaggaggaggaggagtccATGAAGGTTATGATCTATCTGGTGGAGGGCGTCCTGCCCACGGGCTATTTCTACGGATCGATGGGTGGCCTGCAGGCGGACATGGGTGTCTTTCGGGAGCTGATGCAGACGCGACTGCCACGCCTGGCGAAACACCTGCAGCGACTCCAGGGACCCGTGGAGAACGCCTTCGAGCCGCCGCTGACCAACGTCTTCACCATGCAGTGGTTCCTCACCATGTTCTGCACCTGCCTGCCCATGTCCTGCGTCCTGCGCGTCTGGGACCTCGTCCTCATCGAGGGCAGCGACGTCCTCCTTCGCACCGCCCTCGTCCTCTGGAGTTTGCTGGAAGA ACGTGTGCTTAGTGTCAGATCTGCGGATGAGTTCTATGGCAAGATGGGCTCCTATTCCAGTGAGCTGCTCAATGGCCATCTGGTGGACTCTAATGGCTTAATAGAGCGAGTGGTTAAACTAGGACCCATAGCGGACTTGCGACAGCTCAGAGATAAGCACCTCTACAACATTGCACCACTGCGTCACAAACAGGGATTGCA GCTCTACTATGACGAGGAGGATACCCACTCGGATGAGGAGCGCATGGCGGTGGCCACCGTTTTTGGCTTGAATTGGGGCAGACGTGGATCTGTGGGtccggcggcggcggcggcgacGGCGGGCAAACAGCAGGTGGAGCAGAAGGACCGCCTGGCCCTGGACATTTCCCTGCTGAAGAAGCAGTACGATCGGCTGAGGGAGCGCCAGAAGCAGGCCCATGTCATCCTAACCACAGCCTGCTCCACGGCAGCCAGGCAGGGATCCAGTGGTCCAGCGAGCAGCTCCCAGTCGTCGGTGCCGGTGAATCAGTTGCTCCTCGGTCGCCCGGCAATTGTTACCAACAAGGGCAAGCGGGTAGGTGCCCCCTTGGGTGCCATTCCGCCCGCTCGAAAGCCATCCCTTCCAGCGGTCCTGCACACCAAGCCGGCTGCAGAGAAGCAGCTGCGACGTGGAGAGACCCTGCTCTGGCGGGATACCGACCCGAGTCGAAGGCGTCGGGACAGTCTGACCTGGAAGGAGATCAAGGCAGATCGGGCGGCCATGGTGCGAGAGGGCGTTGATGTGAGCTctgtaaaaacccaaaagctGCGCACCAGATTCGGGAAGAGCGACAGCTCCTCCTACAGCGAGGATAGCGATGGAGAGCAGGACGCTGGACCCGccggtggaggaggaggaggaggaggatccAGCACGGACACCAGCCTCTGCGACGATGATGATCCCAAGTCCATGGAGAAGAGTCCCAAGCACAAGGCGAAGCTGGCTCGCAAGCTCAGGGAGCAGAAGCAGCTGAGCAGTTCCAGGGACACGAGCTTGGAGCGACAGAGACCCAAGTCCTGGGCTCCCAGCAGCAATGAGATTCCCTTTATGCTCATGGGAACGGATAGTGGCGATGAGAAGGAGCCGGTGGTTAGGGAGGAACCGGAAACGGAATTGGAAACAGGAGATCCTGCAGAGGATAGTGCCACTGAAAGCGGTCGTTTTGGCTTTGACAAGGAATTTGATACGGTCAGCTACAAGCTGGAACCACTAAAAATCCACAGTGATCCGGAATTCCCAGACCTAACTTCCATGAGTCCCTTACCCACTCCCAAGGAAAAAAGTGAAGCTGAAGAGGACCTGCTGGACGAGCAAAAGCCCTTCGATTTGAGCGATAATGGAGTGACCAATCAGTATTTCGAAAGGGTCAACAGCGTGGAGCGTCCCAATCGCCTGGAGCTCTCCTATTCACTCAACGAGGAGGAGACGGATACCAGTGCGATTTACCTGGAGGAAAGGGAGAAGATCGAGGGGCACAGTGGCGATAGGGAATACCAGTCGCTGCCTCCATTTTTCCCAAGAGAAGAAGATGATAGTAGTGTACAGGTTGCTGGCAAAGTGCCACAGATTCGAGATGACAACATTCCTGGCGAAAATAAGGATGACTACAAAGAACTCCTAAACATGACGATAGAGGAAAAAGATGGCTATAAACCTCCACCACCCACAGCCAGTAGTTTGAGTAATGCCAGCCGGAAAAGAAGGGATCCGCGACGAAAAACGCTGACCCGCTCATCGACCATTGAGATTGAGGAGCGATATCAGGCTCTCGAGCGAAGGATCAGTCAGGATCAGCCGAATAGTGGGGATAGGCAGTCCAAGTACATCCCAAGCACAGCTGCTCTGGAAGAGCGGTTCAACACCCTCGAGAAACAACTAAGTGCCGAAAAGCAGCGGAAGGAGATGGCCGAAATGGAAGTTGACTATCCCAATAAATCCGAGCGTATTCCCTCCACCGCCGATCTGGAAACGCGCTTCAATTCCTTAACAAAACAAATGAGTTCCAGCGAGTCTAGTTCCAAAGCTCCCATTGATCTTAGGGACGAAGAGTCGCCCACTGGCAGTAGCTCTAAGGAGCAAAAGGATAGTGAAAAAACCAGCAAGCTGCATAAATCCGAGGAGATTCAATCTGATTCTAAGGAAACTACAGGAGAAGCAGAAACCAGCGAAACCAAAGAAAAACCAAGCGAAGAAAAGGAGGCAGAAGAAAAGCCACGCCTTAAAAAACTTCCATCAACTGCTGAGCTGGAAGATCGTTTCAATGCCCTAGAACGCAAAATGAGTGTACAGAAGGGCAGCCCATCCAAAACTAAGAAAGAACCACCCGATGAAGAAGATACAAAGGCTACAAAAGAGCCACAAGAGTCCGAAAAGCTGAAGGATAAGCCAACTACTCCTGCAAAGGATCCCAAAGACGGCGGAGACAAAAAACCCGAAACTAAGGAGGTTCCTAAATCGCCAACAAAAAACCAAGACCAAAAAGTAAAAGCTAAATCTCCAAAAAGTGAAGAAAAATCTACAAAAGAAAGCCCAAAATCAACAGAGGAGGCCCACAAATCAGTAACTTCACCGGCTAGTAAAGAAAAGGTTTCGCAATCGGATTCAGAAAATGCAGAAGCTCCTAAGAAATCCGATGCTAAACCTAATGAACCCAAAAAGGCAGAAGCTGGTCAGTCCCCCAAAAAAAGTGATTCCGAAAAGGCAAAAACTAATAAGACAACGGTTTCAGAAACTTCCGAGTCCGATAAAAAGCCTTCTAAAGACAAATCAACTGTTAAGGATGAAGAATCTATAAAGACTCCTCGAAAATCTCCGCCCTCTACAGAGGAATTAGAAAAACGTTTCAATGCCTTGGAGAAACAGATGAGCACCACCAATATGGAAACAACCAAAGAGGCTGAGCAATCAAAGTCATTGGATAAAAATAAAGGCtcaaaagaagaagaaaaactACAAAAGTCTATGAAATCTTTCGACGATAAGATTAAAGAAGTTAATATCGCAATAGAAAAAGATCAGAAGAAAGTTGAGACGGAAGTTCAAGGTGAAAAGATGGAGAAAAAAGTggaagaaaacaaaaaattggaagacctcaaaaaaaatgaagaatCCTCCGAGTCACCAGAAGAAAGTTTGCAAAAGGGCAAGAGCCAGAGAAGGGCTTCCGAACCGCCTTCTACAGAAGATCTGGAGAAGCGCTACGAAACCCTGAAGCGCCGCATGAGCAGTAAACAGCATTTAGGCACTACAAGCGAAACAGTTGATGAAGCTCTCGAGCGGATCCAACAGGAGGTGATCTCGGAGGCAGTGGAGGAGAAGAAGCCACCACCATCAACGGAGGATCTGGAGAGTCGTTTTGAGGCGCTACACGGGGGTGAGAAGAAGAAGGAGTCGACTGCAACAAGCGCCACCAAACCCAAACACGTAGATGTGGCCATCGAGGCGCATATTCCATCTCCACCACCACCGCCTCCACCTCCCAAGGATCGTCCACCCATCCTGGCCGAACCCGTTCTTCACCAGCAACAGGCTCTGATCGAGGAGCTGCAGAGCAAGATGCGAGGCCAATCACCCGGCGAGGAGAACCTCAAGCCCAGCGAAATCAATCCACAGAGGCAGCGGCAGAGGAATCTCCTCCAGCGACCCACGCCCATGGGCGATGAGACATCGGAAGCACCTGCAAACACGGCTTACTACAGAGCGGCAAACCAAGAGCCATGGCAGCAGCGCATGGTGCGTCGGTTCTCTGATTTACCCTCCCGGGCCGATCTGGAGAACCGATTGCAGTTCCTGGAGAGGCAACTCTACAAGAAGTTCTACAAGCAGCGCTGTGCAAGTGATTCCGAAGTTGCATCGAGGGTCAAACTGCCGCCCGATGACCAGCCCAGCACATCCCGCCAAGCGAAGGTCCTGGAGGCCGAGGGTCAGCTGGAGCAGCGTGTCCTGGCGCTGGAGAAGCAGCTGAGCGAGAACAGTCTCAAGTTGCTGGAGGCGATGAGGGAGCGCCAGAGGTCGGCGGCTCCCAGGAGCGATGATAGTGGCTCCCCAAGGTGCCTCAGCACGGAGACCATTGACGCCACCGGCAAGGAGCTAGTTAGATATACCCAGAACATTGGTGAACTGGAGGAACTGGATGCCCACAAGCCCATCAACATTAGCATCAACATCAAAATGCTGGTCAACAAGGATGGTGACTCCAAGCAACCGAAGGGAGAATCCAAGCCCACAACAGAGGATCTTACTCGTCGCCTGGAGCAGTTGGAGCAGCAATTATTGGAGGAGAGGGCCAAGAATGGTTCCATCCCACCTGAAAATGAAGTCCTAGAGGAAAAGCCACCAAAGCCAGAGGAAAGTGACGACTGTAAGAAGCAGGAGAAAAACTGCCACAATCAGCATGTGAAAAGTGACGAAGCTGAGAAATTGGAGGTTCCTCTTGAGGGAAAAATCAAACCCGAAGCTGTCAAGGAAACCAAAACCCTGGAAAATGAGGAAAAAGCCCAGGCTCGCGCCAAAGAGGTGGTTACAGAAAACTCTGGCAAAGAGGAGAAAGCACTGGTGGATGAAAACACAGCCCAGAAAACAGGTTTGGTAAAACAGAAATCTATTCAAGAAAAACCAGtagaagatacaaaaaagaAATCAGAAACCAAAGCTGAAGTCGCCCAAGAAACATCCTCCCAAGTTAAGCCACTTTCAACTGAGAAGGAAGCATCCTCAACTAAAGATCCTAAACCTAAAGAGGCTCCGTCAGAAGAGAAGACCACCAAAAAGGAAACTGAAAAGCTTAAGAAGGAGGAATCCGAATCTAAGAAAGATCTCCCCACAAACAAAACAGAAAATTCGAAATCGGAAACTttaaaatcaaaggaaacccCTTCAGCTGCAGTCACCACCAGCAAAGAATCAACGAAAGGGCTGCCAGAAAAAAAGGAAGCTTCCAAAGAACTTCCCGATAAAATGGTGATCAATGCCACCGATGTGGGACCGATGGATCCCAACAGCAAGACAGTGGTACTCCTGATGGACAACGAACCCAGAGCTTCGAAGGTTAGGAGATTGACTAGAGCCAACACTGAAGAACTCGAGGATCTTTTCCAGGCCCTGGAGAAGCAGCTCAACGATCGGAATCTCATCAAATCCGAAGATGGTCGCCTGATACGAGTGGAAAGCAAGCCAAGTGCTGAGCAACAAGAGCAGACTCAGGCTATAAGTGATCTCACCAAGGAAATCGAGGATTTCACGAGCGCCAAGCCAGAGGAGAAAGAGAAACCCAAGGAGGTGGAGAAAGCGGAGAAAGCTGAGCCAGAAGAACCTGAGGAGGACTACGATTGGGGACCCAATACTGTAAAACATCATCTGAAACGTAAAACTGTTTACCTGCCCTCCACCAAAGAGTTGGAATCTCGCTTCCGCTCCCTGGAACGTCAAATCAAACTGCTCGAAGATGTGGAGAAGATTGATGTGGAGCAGCGATTGGTTGAGATTGAAAGGAAAATCAAACTGCAGTACTCGCTTTCCCACGAAAAAGATTTGAATAAGTATTTGGAGCTGTGCGAGGGTAAGGGTTTAGATGATGAGGAAACATTGCCCCTGGAAACCCCAACAAAAACAGAGGAAACTGCAGCTGGCAGAGATCGATCTCGAAGTCCTGGTCGCAAGGTGGCCACCAAATCTCCGTATACTTCTCCTTCCCGAAAAGCCGCTACTAAATCTCCATATGTTTCTCCCACTCGAAAGAATACCACCAAGTCTCCATATGTGTCTCCTTCCCGAAAGGCTACCAAATCACCCTATACTTCCCCCTCCAGACTGCGCCAGAGATCACCTTCTCCAACTAGATCCCCAGAGAGGAAATCTAAAAGAAGTCCCTACACCTCCCCAGCCCGTCGCAAGCCACATCCCAACGATCTGCCAATCTCCGATGATCTGGAGTACAAGTATCGGGTACTCGATTTGGTAAGATCTAAGTCCAAGGAGAACTTGGCCAAGCGAATGCATGATCCCAATAGAAAGCCAGCTATTCATCCTCTGGAAATGATTCTAAGTCCCAGCCCGGATGATAGTGCCATACCCACAACGGGAGAACTGGAGCACAGGATTCGAGTTCTGGATGGAAAGCTCAAGTCGCCAGCGAAAACCCGATCCAAGCCTCGCTCACGATCGCCCACCATCGAGGACATAAAACGTCAGAAGATGCGGGATGAGCAAAAGCCCAGGACACCTGTACACAATCTAGAGAGAATAGTCAGTTCTCCAGGTCGACCAGAACCACCCACTGCTGAGGAGCTCGAGGAGCGCATACGGATCCTGGAGCAGGAACATAAGTTCGACTTCAAGACCCAGAAGGACTATAGGGCATTTAATCAAAAGCTCAAGGACGTCATCTCCCCGTCGCTCTCCTTCGAGGAATTCCGGGCAGCCAAGTCCCGGGAGCAGAGCCCCCGCCGCCATGGAGCCACCACGCCCAAGTCTGCCCTCCGTCGTGACGATTTCGATGAGCCGTACTCCAGCAGTACCACCACCCACTACCGCCCCACCAGCCCCAAGGTCATTCGGTTCCGGGACGAAGACGTCGACGAAGATGAGGACCGTTTCGAGGAGGAGGCACCCAGGCCGAAGTCCCGACAGACCAGCGATCGAATG AAGACTCTTGCAGATCAGCCATCGGCCACTCGCAGCTACGCCAGCAGCTCGGAGGGTCTGGATGCCTTGGGTAGTCGTCTAATGAGG GAAACCTCCCCGATTACCCGAACCGGAACCCACACGGGCGTACCGCTGCGAACGGGTGAGAACATCAACGACCGCCTGAGTTCGATCAAGAACTCCATCAAATCGATCGACACGCTGTGCGAGGAGAAGCCGTACCAGAAGGAGAAGTGCCAGCGATACATCGACTCCCTTTTCTCGGACTCGCTGCACTTTGCCAGCAAGAAGAGTTCCCTGGAGGATCTCAGTCTCAGCCGGAGTCTGAGTCGTAGTGAGAGCAGGGGAAGGAGCATTCACCGATCTGGGGACTATGCTCCCTCGATAAGGATCACCTCGGAACATAGGTCTTTGGGTTCGGCGGAATCCCGAAGGAGTCCGCTGGGCAATAGGGAAACGAGTCCGTATCGATCCCATAGGGAGGTGGGCAGGGAGCTGTCACCGCGTCGAAGGCggctggaggaggaggacgaggagCGTAAGGATCGGGAGAGCAGTAGGGTAAGACGTGATAACTTGTTGCCAAATTATTTTGCTGATAATCGTAGCGAACTAAGTAGCGGGAGTAGTTTAACCGGGTTTAACCACAAAGTAGATAGACAACTAGAAGAGACGTGCGCCAAGTATGCGGACGATGCCAGACGCTCGGCCTGTCGCACACCGTTGAGCCACCCGTACGAGTCCCGCACCACAGCCACAGCCACACGCCACAGCCACAGTCACACCGATCCTGTCCAGATCCAAGCCAGCACAACCGGATCAGCCAGTGCAATCGATAGTTTCCCCCGGCCCGTGTCGCCCTACCGCCAGCCCTACGATCCCTATCATCGGTCTCCCGGTGGAGGCACACCCCTTTACCAGCCCGGCAAGCTGGAGATCCGGCACACCACCGTCACCTCGACCTTCTACGATCGGTTCCTCACCGAGAAGCAGATCGAGCGGCAGACCCACACCCGTCCGCCCAGCCGATCGCCAGTGGTTTCACCCTCGGTGCCGGCCAAGAGCTACGGGGATTTGTGCAGCACCACTTCAGCCATTTCCAGCACAACCACCACCACTGCTTCaaccacctcctcctcctcattCATGTCCAGCAGCTATGCTGGTGCCCCCTTTTCGCTGCCCTCCAGCAGCAACTACTCCTATTTTAACCCGACTGCGGGTGCCTCCGCCACTTCGCCCAGGGCCAGTTGCTCAGATCTTCGCTccaccaccaccgcagcatccttaaccaccaccaccatcgcCACCACATCTTCTTCTTATGTGCCCTACAATTTCAGCAGCTCCTTCACATCTCGCCTGAGCGAACCCATTACCACTTGCTCGGCAAGTGCTGTAAGCACTAGTTCCCTCACCCATTCCACGGGTGTATACAATCCCATGATGTCGTTCACTCTGAGGGAACCACTTGCCAGCAGTTCCCTGGGTGCTTCAAGTGCCTCCCCATTGCTACCGTTTCAGTTTAACAGAACCTTTACTTCCAACTTCGACAAGGAGCAGAACAAACAGTAG